In Neoarius graeffei isolate fNeoGra1 chromosome 17, fNeoGra1.pri, whole genome shotgun sequence, a single window of DNA contains:
- the nherf4a gene encoding Na(+)/H(+) exchange regulatory cofactor NHE-RF4 isoform X1 — MLQVCTLNLFTACSPARTQASNTMRYTTEPGDTTDMPQKFTFNPKEGIDNPALMISDDPEPDLCPRLCLLMREEGQGFGFHLRKESGCRGHVVQQVAPWSAAERSGLRDGDHILEINEDFVDNQEYSKAVLKVQASGLQLCLLVLSAVEYETAACEGIDFMALTRAHRGEGCARPRLCHINREPGVGLGLSIIPIEGERGKYSLSPVSEGPAERAGVQAGDHLLWINGVMVSKLTHSALMKMFKKCDEYVTILVIDSRSEKSYTRRRLSILPAFASTHNLPFRPKTLHLTQGPQGYGFFLRQEKLTTGQIAHLLREIDPCSPAEAAGMEDGDLLLAVNGEQVENSEHEDIVSRIRQSGQQVTLTTISIQGRDFHTKLGLSPLMFYEEYIPQRERFPTKTLPSNNLQHPRLCTLHREDTGFGFKLASSQNECRVYVGQVEAGHAGERAGLRKGDVIIKVNGQNVEHEHFEEVVALIKKGGTSLMLLVIDKDGFENFRTGVPITPDVSLHSTQVSDSIQDNFV, encoded by the exons ATGCTTCAGGTGTGCACCTTGAACCTTTTCACTGCCTGCAGTCCAGCCAGGACACAAGCGAGCAACACAATGAGATACACCACAG aaCCAGGAGATACAACAGACATGCCACA GAAGTTCACTTTTAACCCAAAAGAAGGGATTGACAATCCAGCATTGATGATCTCAGACGACCCAG AGCCAGACTTGTGTCCTCGGTTATGCCTGCTGATGCGAGAGGAAGGCCAAGGTTTTGGCTTCCATCTGCGGAAAGAGAGTGGCTGCAGGGGCCATGTTGTGCAGCAAGTTGCCCCATGGAGTGCAGCAGAGCGCAGTGGCCTAAGAGATGGAGACCACATTCTAGAGATCAATGAAGACTTTGTGGACAACCAAGAATATTCCAAG GCGGTGCTGAAGGTGCAAGCATCTGGGCTACAGCTGTGTCTGTTGGTCTTGAGCGCTGTGGAGTATGAAACAGCTGCGTGTGAAGGAATAGACTTCATGGCTCTGACCAGAGCTCATCGAGGTGAAGGTTGTGCACGTCCTCGTTTGTGCCACATCAACAGAGAGCCCGGCGTTGGCCTGGGACTCAGCATCATTCCCATTGAGG GTGAGAGAGGAAAGTATTCTCTCAGCCCAGTGAGTGAGGGTCCAGCAGAAAGGgcaggagttcaggcaggagatcATCTGCTCTGGATTAATGGTGTCATGGTCTCAAAACTTACACATTCTGCACTGATGAAAATG TTTAAAAAGTGTGACGAATATGTGACCATTTTGGTGATAGACAGCAGAAGTGAAAAGAGCTATACGCGCCGAAGATTGTCCATCCTTCCTGCTTTTGCCAGTACGCATAACCTGCCTTTCAGGCCAAAAACCCTACACCTTACCCAGGGACCACAAGGCTATGGGTTCTTTTTACGACAAGAGAAGCTGACTACAGGACAAATTG CTCACCTGCTGCGAGAGATTGACCCGTGCAGCCCAGCTGAGGCAGCAGGGATGGAGGATGGGGATCTACTCCTGGCGGTCAATGGAGAGCAGGTGGAGAACTCCGAGCATGAGGACATAGTCAGCAGAATACGGCAAAGCGGTCAGCAGGTTACACTTACTACCATCTCTATTCAGGGCAGAGACTTCCACACAAAG CTGGGGCTTTCCCCACTAATGTTTTATGAAGAATACATTCCACAAAGAGAGCGTTTCCCCACGAAAACTCTACCATCCAACAACCTGCAGCATCCTCGACTGTGTACCCTTCACAGAGAGGACACAGGATTCGGCTTCAAGCTGGCGAGCAGCCAGAATGAGTGTAGGGTCTACGTTGGCCAG GTGGAAGCTGGGCATGCTGGAGAGAGAGCAGGGCTGCGGAAGGGGGATGTGATTATCAAAGTGAATGGGCAGAATGTTGAGCATGAGCATTTTGAGGAGGTGGTGGCACTGATCAAGAAGGGCGGCACTTCACTCATGCTGCTTGTGATCGACAAGGATGGGTTTGAGAACTTCAGAACAGGTGTACCCATCACTCCGGATGTGAGCTTGCACAGCACACAG
- the nherf4a gene encoding Na(+)/H(+) exchange regulatory cofactor NHE-RF3 isoform X2, with amino-acid sequence MLQVCTLNLFTACSPARTQASNTMRYTTEPGDTTDMPQKFTFNPKEGIDNPALMISDDPEPDLCPRLCLLMREEGQGFGFHLRKESGCRGHVVQQVAPWSAAERSGLRDGDHILEINEDFVDNQEYSKAVLKVQASGLQLCLLVLSAVEYETAACEGIDFMALTRAHRGEGCARPRLCHINREPGVGLGLSIIPIEGERGKYSLSPVSEGPAERAGVQAGDHLLWINGVMVSKLTHSALMKMFKKCDEYVTILVIDSRSEKSYTRRRLSILPAFASTHNLPFRPKTLHLTQGPQGYGFFLRQEKLTTGQIAHLLREIDPCSPAEAAGMEDGDLLLAVNGEQVENSEHEDIVSRIRQSGQQVTLTTISIQGRDFHTKLGLSPLMFYEEYIPQRERFPTKTLPSNNLQHPRLCTLHREDTGFGFKLASSQNECGSWACWRESRAAEGGCDYQSEWAEC; translated from the exons ATGCTTCAGGTGTGCACCTTGAACCTTTTCACTGCCTGCAGTCCAGCCAGGACACAAGCGAGCAACACAATGAGATACACCACAG aaCCAGGAGATACAACAGACATGCCACA GAAGTTCACTTTTAACCCAAAAGAAGGGATTGACAATCCAGCATTGATGATCTCAGACGACCCAG AGCCAGACTTGTGTCCTCGGTTATGCCTGCTGATGCGAGAGGAAGGCCAAGGTTTTGGCTTCCATCTGCGGAAAGAGAGTGGCTGCAGGGGCCATGTTGTGCAGCAAGTTGCCCCATGGAGTGCAGCAGAGCGCAGTGGCCTAAGAGATGGAGACCACATTCTAGAGATCAATGAAGACTTTGTGGACAACCAAGAATATTCCAAG GCGGTGCTGAAGGTGCAAGCATCTGGGCTACAGCTGTGTCTGTTGGTCTTGAGCGCTGTGGAGTATGAAACAGCTGCGTGTGAAGGAATAGACTTCATGGCTCTGACCAGAGCTCATCGAGGTGAAGGTTGTGCACGTCCTCGTTTGTGCCACATCAACAGAGAGCCCGGCGTTGGCCTGGGACTCAGCATCATTCCCATTGAGG GTGAGAGAGGAAAGTATTCTCTCAGCCCAGTGAGTGAGGGTCCAGCAGAAAGGgcaggagttcaggcaggagatcATCTGCTCTGGATTAATGGTGTCATGGTCTCAAAACTTACACATTCTGCACTGATGAAAATG TTTAAAAAGTGTGACGAATATGTGACCATTTTGGTGATAGACAGCAGAAGTGAAAAGAGCTATACGCGCCGAAGATTGTCCATCCTTCCTGCTTTTGCCAGTACGCATAACCTGCCTTTCAGGCCAAAAACCCTACACCTTACCCAGGGACCACAAGGCTATGGGTTCTTTTTACGACAAGAGAAGCTGACTACAGGACAAATTG CTCACCTGCTGCGAGAGATTGACCCGTGCAGCCCAGCTGAGGCAGCAGGGATGGAGGATGGGGATCTACTCCTGGCGGTCAATGGAGAGCAGGTGGAGAACTCCGAGCATGAGGACATAGTCAGCAGAATACGGCAAAGCGGTCAGCAGGTTACACTTACTACCATCTCTATTCAGGGCAGAGACTTCCACACAAAG CTGGGGCTTTCCCCACTAATGTTTTATGAAGAATACATTCCACAAAGAGAGCGTTTCCCCACGAAAACTCTACCATCCAACAACCTGCAGCATCCTCGACTGTGTACCCTTCACAGAGAGGACACAGGATTCGGCTTCAAGCTGGCGAGCAGCCAGAATGAGT GTGGAAGCTGGGCATGCTGGAGAGAGAGCAGGGCTGCGGAAGGGGGATGTGATTATCAAAGTGAATGGGCAGAATGTTGA